The sequence CGCTTTCAGTTTTATGGATAAACTCCGTTTCATTTATGATGGCTAAAATAAGAGTTTTTAGCGAACCTCTACTCCTTTTAAAGACAAAGATATGGCAGAATGGTTTAGCAAATTTGTAAAATTATAGACAATTTTTATAAAATTTTGCTACCACTTACAGCTATTCTTGCTTGGCTTTCCCGTTGAAAATGTAGCATTTACGTCAGCTAAACGTGTTTTTACCCCTTTTTTCCTGATAGCCTCACGCCACTCAACTAAAATTACTGAATCACCGAATTACTATCATATAATAACAGCCGCATGATTTTAATAGTATAAGTTAAATGAAAAATAGGTTGCCTGTCTGCTATTTATTGACTAAAACCTAACTATTTCCGCATTGCATAACTCTATTTCCCTTTTACATAAGTGGTATTATACAAGGCATCTGCAATTTTGCAATTCAAAATCATACTTATGAGTAAAAGAGCGCTTGTTTTGTGTTTAATGATATTGGTATTAAATGTAGCTACCGGGCAACCCAAAAAAGGAAAGATTGATACACTACTCATAAAAAGCTTGCCCGATGTGACCGTAGTGGGAAGAAACAGCAAAAGCGATTATCAGCAAATGCCGGAAATTGTTGGCACTAATATTTATGCAGGTAAAAAGAATACACTGATTGTACTGGACAATGTGCAGGGCAATGTAGTAACAAATAACATGCGACAGGTACTGGCAAAAGTGCCCGGAATCCATATCTGGGAAAGCGACCCCAGCGGAATTCAGATTGGTATTGCTGCCCGTGGGTTAAGCCCCAACCGGAGTTGGGAGTTTAATGTGCGTCAAAACGGATATGATATTGCTGCGGATCCTTTTGGTTATCCAGAAGCATATTATAATCCGCAGCTACAGGCTGTGCAACGGATAGAAATTGTAAGGGGACAGGGGTCTTTGCAATATGGCCCACAATTTGGCGGATTGGTAAATTACATTCTCAGAAATGGTAGTGAAATAAACAAACCTTTTGAATTTGAAACACAGCAAACAGTTGGAAGCAATGGCCTATTCAACAGCTATAATGCAATAGGTGGCAAAAAGGGCAAAGTGCATTATTATACATTTTTTGATCATCGTAATGGAGACGGATGGAGAGAAAACAGCCGCTATTTTACCAACGCAGGCTATGGTACTGTAACCTATAATTTCACAACAAAATTTTCATTAACGGCTGAAGTTATGCGTTCGCATATCCGCAGTCAACAACCAGGTGGTTTAACAGATGTACAAATAATGCAGGATGCCCAACAAAGTTTCCGCGGCCGGAATTGGTTTGACATAACCTGGACAACCCCTGCATTAATCGCCAACTTTCAAATAAATGAAAACACCCGCTGGAATACCAAATTATTTGGTACCATCGGAGACCGAAACAGTGTTGGATTTTTACAATCCATCACTACCAAAGACAGTATTAACCCTGCAACACTTAGCTACAACAACAGAGTAGTGAATCTTGACCAATATAGGAATTATGGTCTGGAGAGTCGTATCATTACTGATTATAGACTTGGTAAAATGAAAAATACTTTATCTGCTGGTATCCGTTTATATACCGGCACTACCACCAGGCAAGCCGACGGTAAAGGAACAACAGGTACAGGATATGATGTTACCATAACCGGTAATTATCCCCGTGATATTATTTTTAAGTCCAGAAACACAGCTGCATTTGCAGAAAATATTTTTCGCATAAGCGATAAGTTTTTGATAATACCCGGAATAAGATATGAATGGCTGGAAGGTTCATCTTCCGGGCGAAATGGATATACATCAGGCGGTACAGAAATAATCTTACAAAATATTACAAGAGATAGAAGTTTTATTCTCGCTGGTGTGGGAACGGAGTACCATGTTACCAGATATACTGAGGTATATGCAAATTTTTCCCAGGCTTATCGCCCTATTCAGTTTGCAAATTTGCAAGCTCCACCTACAACCGATGTGGTTGACGCAGATTTGAAAGATGCAATGGGATACAATATTGATTTAGGCTACCGTGGTAAAGTGAAAGATTTTCTTCAGTTTGATATAAGTGGATTTTACTTACAGTATGATAACCGTGTAGGGACAATTACTGTTAGCGGAACACCTTCATACCGGCTTATTACTAATGTTGGCAGCAGTACCAGCAAAGGGTTTGAGGGGTATGTAGAATTTAATCCTTTCAGGGCATTCGGAAAAAACAAGGATGCAGATTTAATTATTTTTGGATCTTACGGATATACAGATGCTAAATACAGTGGCAACCATAAAGATGCCAGTACAAAAGGTAAGAAAGTGGAGAATGCACCCACGAATATTTTCCGTAGCGGAATAACAGGCGGTTACAAAGGCTTTTTATTAACTGTACAGATTAGCAATGTAGGAGAAACCTTTAGCGATGCCAATAATACAGTTACACCTTCGGCAAATGGCAACAATGGTTTAATACCGTCTTATACTGTAACTGATTTAACAGCTACTTATAAATTTTCAAAAGGGCTAAACCTAAAAGCAGGAGCAAATAATTTATTTAACGAAAGATATTTCACCCGCAGAGCAGGTGGTTATCCGGGACCAGGTGCTTTACCGGCTGACGGAAGAACATTCTTTATATCTGTTGGAGCAAAATTTTAAACGAAAAGCGGCAGTTGCATTAACTGCCGCTTTTTATACTGCCTTCGCTATCTTCTCCATAATATGATGACTCTCGCCAAACTTGCACAGTGCATTGCAATGACTACGTAATTCAGAAAAAAGGATGTATTTAATTACTACATTGTTTTGTTTAATTGCAGGACGGGAAAGTTGAAGGCAAACATCTTTTTCTCTCTTATCAGGCACAATCAGATAGAACACTTCATCACCATCTGCAATTGTATAACTCAAATCTGTCAACCTTAAAATGCCTGAATAAATACTGGTGCTTTTTTCCACTTCAAAAGCAGCAATTACATTATTTGTTCCCTTTTGAAACCACAGCACATCTATTAGTTTTACAGTATTCAATGTATCTTTCTCCAATTGGATATCGGGGAATTGTTGTAAGCTCATAAATGAAAAACTGTTCCCACAGTGTGATTTTGATCTGTCGTTAGAAGCGGCAATCACATCATAGCCTAATGCACTGCCTATTTTCAATAAATGATATTGCATCTCCGTATGCAGATTTTCTTCATCCTTTTCCTGCTGCACACTTTCCTGTCTTTTTTCAATTAGTTTTTCCAATTTCTTTCGTTCAGGCTCGGATAAATACACATCTGTACCCAGTATCAACTTTTGGGTCCCTATTTCAAATAACAGGCCAGCAATAGCGCCTAAATCTGATGAAAGTTCTGAACGATACTGATTATTGGCATCAATCATTACTTCTCTCAGCTTCAGGTATTCACTCCAGCTACCTAATTTCTTTTTGTCTTTGTATAGGAAATTGAACCCATTAATAATAGCAGTGTTGAATGGAGGAATAATGGTTGGGTGTAGAAAATAAAGGATACTTGCAACAGCAGGACCAAGACCTTTAATTTTAAAACCATCCAGTCTTATGATTTCTTTAAGAATCTGTTCCTCAGTCTTTGCATTCAAACAATTTTCTAAGAATTGTCCGAATGCCTGTTTATTGTTTTCATTCTCATAAATATCAGGAATCCTCAACTTGGGTTTCCAGTAAAATGGATGGGAAGCTCCTTCAAATACCTGCTTTTGTTCTGTAATGCAGGTAAGCACAAACTCTAACGAAGAGCCTTTAAAATCAGCAGGGAATTTTTTGCTCTTAATATCATCAATTACCTGCATAACACCACGACGGATAGAACGAAACGCCTTTAGCCGTTCCGCATTATTGATGAACCACGTGTTGTATACAGACTGATTATCTTCTTTATATTGCCGTATTAGTAGTGCCAAGTTACTGTTCATATGCTGCTTAAAACAGCAAAATACGCTATTTGGCCCATTAGTTCACCCTTGTAATGGTCTTGGTTTTACCAAATAGCCTCATGCCGTGGTAACCCGTAACTAGAGCAGTTTTTGCATCTTTGAGTTTAATATAACAGCTTGCAGGATGTCCCATACCAGGTAACTGGATTTCGCCACCCTTCCACTCTTTGTTATCAGCATCATATTCCAAATTCCACAATATTTTCCTGCCGATTTCATTGTTTTTTGCCATGTCTTTAACCCAATAGATTTTACCAACGTATTTGCCATCTTCTTTAACGACGCTTATCTTTTTACTACCATCCTGAAGCTGCCAATTACCGGTAATAGTATCTGCATCCGTCTGGGAAAATACAATTCCATTTATAAACAGCATACCTGCAATGAGTAATATTGTTTTTGAATTTTGCCGAATCTTTTTATTGAAAGGGTAGAGAAATTGTTTCCAGTAATTTTTGGGAAAGTTCTTTTCTTCAGCAATACCGATAGCACCTAATTCTGTTTGCATTTTCAGACTATCATACGCAGTGTTGAATAGGCGGTCCCAAATGGTAAGCCAGGCTCCGTAGTTAACCTGTGCATCTTTATAATCTGCACGGTGATGCCAGCGGTGCAACTCTGCTACACAAAAGAATTTTTTCAAAACACCTGCTTTGTAATCAAGATTGGTATGCTGCATAAACATATTTATAGCCAGAATTGCCAGCGCCGCCACTACCACCGGTTGCGGAGTACCGATTACAAGGCAAAGAATAATGCCGGGTGTTCCCTCTATTACCTGGTGCAATGCATGACGTTTTTCACCATTCAAAAAGTACAATCGCTCCGAACTATGGTGAATAGCATGAAGCTTCCATAAAAATTGGTATTGATGACTCTGCCAGTGTACCAGGAAAAGAAAGAAGTCGATTATTGTAAGTGCAATTATTACCTGCATCCAAAATGGCAATTGCATCGGAAACAACGACAAAAAGCTAATACTTTCCGCCAGCCATATAAAAAGAAATTGAGCAATTAGTTTTATACTGTAATTAATGATGTAGTAAGTAAGGTCAAGGTTCCAGTCATTTTTACCACCTACCCAATTCTTTTCATAAGGCATCCATTGTTCCAATAATAAAATTAATATACCTGTAAGAGTAATGACAGGTACAGTTACAAGATATTGGTTGTACCCTGATCGGATTCCATACAAAATAATGGCGGAAGCTGACAACATGATGGCAGGATAAATTCCAAACTGAAATACTTTCTTCATGAAAAACATTTTTAGAGTGCAAAAATGCTTTACCTAAAAGTAAAAGACTTGAATAAACCTGCTATTATTTAAGAACTTCTGAAGGCGAAACACCAAACATTTCTGTAAATGTGCGGCTAAGATGGGCTACATCTGAAAAACCCCCACCATATGCTGCATTGGTAAACGATTGCCCTTTCATTACTTCTTGTAATGCTGCCTGCATCCGGCACCAAAGTATGTATTTACGAAATGGGATACCGGTTTGCTCCTTAAATAAATGGGCAAAGCGGCTTTCAGAAAGATGAACTTTAGAAGCGATATTTGCCAAACTTATTTCTTCATTCAAGTTTGAATGAAGAAACTCTATTGATTGTTTAATTCTTTCATCAATTTGATTAACTAAGTTTTCGCTGCCCGTTAGCTTTTCAACAAGCAAGCCAATTAGATTATGTACATTTTCATCTTCATTTGATGCTGAATTAAACCAATTGATAAATTCAGTTCTTACAGCATCAATTTCACTACCAAAGTAATGAACCAATCCTTATTTTTCCAGATACATGGATGCTTCCAGCCTATGAGTGTAATTCAATTCAGCATCCAAATAAATGAAAATATAAAAATCATCCTTACCGATAAATTGATGTGGTAAGTCGGCAGCTATAATGCTGCAATCACTTTTTTCAAATTCAGTTCCATTTTTTGAAATCAAGAAAGATTTCTTGAATGACATTACAATTTCAAGGGCATGGTGTGCATGCATTTTTGTCAGCACCTGACGACCTATATAGACAGCCATGCCCCCGGAGATATAAAGTTTGAATTTTTGCAAGCCTGCTAAATTTTATTATGAAATGACGTGTTAGCTTAGGCCAACGTTTTGAAACCAGTTAATTTCTTAAAATTGAATACTGATTAAGCTCTGAATATTCCATAGGCAAATAGCTATTGTGCCTGAGTAATACAATTATTTTTCGTTTAGTATTATTTATTTTGTCGCTTCACTTGTTTACCTGGTGCATTGTTATATTTTTTTAGAACTAAGTTAGGACGAAATGATTTTAACCGTTCTTCAATATCAATGAACCATATATTGTGAACAGATTGTTTATTTTTTTTGTATTGAACGATGATTTGGGAGAAGTTGCTGTTCATCGGTTGTTTAAAACAGCAAAATATATCATTTACAGCAATCCTTTTTCCTTACAAAGAGCGCTTTTAAGATTTTCCAGAAAAATTGCCATATTGATTTTACAGTTGCCATTATAACATAGTTAGTA is a genomic window of Sediminibacterium sp. TEGAF015 containing:
- a CDS encoding TonB-dependent receptor family protein — translated: MSKRALVLCLMILVLNVATGQPKKGKIDTLLIKSLPDVTVVGRNSKSDYQQMPEIVGTNIYAGKKNTLIVLDNVQGNVVTNNMRQVLAKVPGIHIWESDPSGIQIGIAARGLSPNRSWEFNVRQNGYDIAADPFGYPEAYYNPQLQAVQRIEIVRGQGSLQYGPQFGGLVNYILRNGSEINKPFEFETQQTVGSNGLFNSYNAIGGKKGKVHYYTFFDHRNGDGWRENSRYFTNAGYGTVTYNFTTKFSLTAEVMRSHIRSQQPGGLTDVQIMQDAQQSFRGRNWFDITWTTPALIANFQINENTRWNTKLFGTIGDRNSVGFLQSITTKDSINPATLSYNNRVVNLDQYRNYGLESRIITDYRLGKMKNTLSAGIRLYTGTTTRQADGKGTTGTGYDVTITGNYPRDIIFKSRNTAAFAENIFRISDKFLIIPGIRYEWLEGSSSGRNGYTSGGTEIILQNITRDRSFILAGVGTEYHVTRYTEVYANFSQAYRPIQFANLQAPPTTDVVDADLKDAMGYNIDLGYRGKVKDFLQFDISGFYLQYDNRVGTITVSGTPSYRLITNVGSSTSKGFEGYVEFNPFRAFGKNKDADLIIFGSYGYTDAKYSGNHKDASTKGKKVENAPTNIFRSGITGGYKGFLLTVQISNVGETFSDANNTVTPSANGNNGLIPSYTVTDLTATYKFSKGLNLKAGANNLFNERYFTRRAGGYPGPGALPADGRTFFISVGAKF
- a CDS encoding sterol desaturase family protein encodes the protein MKKVFQFGIYPAIMLSASAIILYGIRSGYNQYLVTVPVITLTGILILLLEQWMPYEKNWVGGKNDWNLDLTYYIINYSIKLIAQFLFIWLAESISFLSLFPMQLPFWMQVIIALTIIDFFLFLVHWQSHQYQFLWKLHAIHHSSERLYFLNGEKRHALHQVIEGTPGIILCLVIGTPQPVVVAALAILAINMFMQHTNLDYKAGVLKKFFCVAELHRWHHRADYKDAQVNYGAWLTIWDRLFNTAYDSLKMQTELGAIGIAEEKNFPKNYWKQFLYPFNKKIRQNSKTILLIAGMLFINGIVFSQTDADTITGNWQLQDGSKKISVVKEDGKYVGKIYWVKDMAKNNEIGRKILWNLEYDADNKEWKGGEIQLPGMGHPASCYIKLKDAKTALVTGYHGMRLFGKTKTITRVN
- a CDS encoding helix-turn-helix transcriptional regulator codes for the protein MVHYFGSEIDAVRTEFINWFNSASNEDENVHNLIGLLVEKLTGSENLVNQIDERIKQSIEFLHSNLNEEISLANIASKVHLSESRFAHLFKEQTGIPFRKYILWCRMQAALQEVMKGQSFTNAAYGGGFSDVAHLSRTFTEMFGVSPSEVLK